The region GGCAGACGGATTCCTCCGCCTGCCTTTCTTACATCGACTGGCCGCTTACTTCACGTCAGCAGTAGCGCCGGCTTCAACCAGCTTCTTCTGGATGGCTTCGGCATCAGCCTTGGCAACCGCTTCCTTAACAGCCTTCGGAGCGCCGTCAACCAGGTCTTTAGCTTCCTTCAGACCCAGGCCGGTCACTTCACGAACAACCTTGATCACCGCAACCTTGTTGGCGCCAGCGCCGGTCAGGATAACGTCGAACTCGGTCTTTTCTTCAGCAGCAGCAGCGCCGCCGCCAGCAGCAGGGCCAGCAACAGCAACAGCAGCGGCGGAAACGCCGAACTTTTCTTCGAATGCCTTGACCAGGTCATTCAGTTCCATCACGGTCAAGCCAGCAACGGCTTCGAGGATATCTTCTTTGGACAGTGCCATTTGGTAAAACTCCTGAAATACTTTAATTGATCTGAATCGAGCGGGTTAAACAGCTTCGGCCGGAGCTTCTTCTGTAGCAGGTGCGGCTTCGCCACCACCTTGCTTTTCTGCCAGAGCGGCCAGGGCGCGGGCAAAGCCAGCAACCGGTGCCTTCATGACATACAGCAGCTTCGACAGCAGTTCTTCGCGGCTCGGGATCGATGCGAGTGCGGCTACGCCGGCAGCATCCAGAACCTTGCCATCATAAGAACCGGCCTTGATGACGATCTTGTCGTCTTTCTTGGCGAAGTCGTTCAACACCTTGGCTGCAGCAACCGGGTCTTCGGAAATACCGTAAACCAGCGGGCCGACCATGTGGTCAGCCAGACCGGCAAACGGTGTACCTTCAACCGCGCGGCGTGCCAGCGTGTTCTTCAGAACACGCAGGAAAACGCCAGACTCACGAGCCTGCTTGCGCAGGAGAGTCATGCTGGCAACCTCGATCCCGCGATACTCGGCAACGACGAGTGTCTGAGCCTTGGCAACTTCTGCCGAGATCTCAGCAACGACGGCCTTCTTGTCTTCGAGATTGAGACTCAAGGTCT is a window of Silvimonas iriomotensis DNA encoding:
- the rplL gene encoding 50S ribosomal protein L7/L12 translates to MALSKEDILEAVAGLTVMELNDLVKAFEEKFGVSAAAVAVAGPAAGGGAAAAEEKTEFDVILTGAGANKVAVIKVVREVTGLGLKEAKDLVDGAPKAVKEAVAKADAEAIQKKLVEAGATADVK
- the rplJ gene encoding 50S ribosomal protein L10, with translation MSLNLEDKKAVVAEISAEVAKAQTLVVAEYRGIEVASMTLLRKQARESGVFLRVLKNTLARRAVEGTPFAGLADHMVGPLVYGISEDPVAAAKVLNDFAKKDDKIVIKAGSYDGKVLDAAGVAALASIPSREELLSKLLYVMKAPVAGFARALAALAEKQGGGEAAPATEEAPAEAV